Proteins co-encoded in one Medicago truncatula cultivar Jemalong A17 chromosome 8, MtrunA17r5.0-ANR, whole genome shotgun sequence genomic window:
- the LOC112417348 gene encoding protein FAR1-RELATED SEQUENCE 5-like, translated as MSEPHHPATNTNEPAAAVSDHPSAAAIVVDQDCVNKLVNNIHEQNVQRGQGSIANNLPHLEMNFDSEAAAYDFYNEYSKIIGFGIRREYGNRSRVDGFLTSRRFTCFKEGVRGVDIRRQPKGEPRAEIRTGCLARMVISLDRKIEKYKVVDFIAEHNHELQPEHVHMIRSHRRISDTQASQIVLGDESGLRPKDLHEYISKQAGGIKTVGFTKKDLTNYLETKRKQSLKYGEVGALMMYFKKESENPSFYYDLQMDVEEKITNIFWADAQMINDYGYFGDVITFDTTYKTNKGYRPLGVFVGLNNHRQTVIFGAALLYDETIPSFKWLFETFLKAIGGKKPKTMMTDQDAAMAKAISLVMPETFHGLCTWHIRQNALRHVNHLYQKSSRFGLDFEACIDLHEDEGEFLNAWNSLLVEHNILEGSWLHTIFQLKEKWAWTYVRKTFTAGMRSTQLSESFNVDLKNHLKSDLNLVQFFTHFKRAVNGKRNKESEAEYESKNKLPRLKMKKARMLIQAANVYTPRIFEEFQEEYEEYQDTCIKDLKKGLYAVTNYDNPTERIVMGNAMEQKVSCDCRKFETHGVSCSHALKVLDVMNIKLIPETYILKRWRRNARLGSDQDWKGRHVELDIKAHFMKRYNELCPRMVKLTNKASETHETYTFLSKVYEESSKIIDDMLAKKYVDGESGGMVHVSISIANDEIDNVDTVCMAKGIANRECSRKQKKRYKSWIEKKDKKTKMCSKRKRSGENLVQLLPQETTVQATQSSQVGNGTQHQATIQES; from the exons ATGAGCGAACCCCACCATCCCGCTACCAACACTAACGAACCCGCCGCCGCCGTCTCCGACCATCCCAGCGCCGCTGCCATTGTTGTTGATCAAG ATTGTGTCAATAAATTGGTGAACAACATTCATGAACAAAATGTGCAACGCGGACAAGGAAGTATTGCCAACAATTTACCTCACTTGGAAATGAATTTTGATTCTGAGGCGGCGGcttatgatttttataatgaGTACAGTAAAATAATTGGATTTGGTATTCGTCGAGAATATGGAAATAGAAGCAGAGTAGATGGATTTTTGACTTCAAGAAGATTCACATGCTTCAAAGAGGGTGTACGAGGTGTTGACATAAGACGTCAACCAAAAGGGGAGCCTAGAGCAGAAATTAGAACGGGATGTTTGGCGCGTATGGTTATTTCACTCGATCGGAAGATAGAGAAATATAAAGTTGTTGACTTTATAGCTGAACATAACCACGAACTTCAACCTGAGCATGTTCATATGATTCGCTCTCATCGACGCATATCTGATACACAAGCATCACAAATTGTCTTGGGAGATGAATCTGGATTAAGACCAAAAGATTTGCATGAATATATATCCAAGCAAGCTGGTGGAATAAAGACAGTTGGTTTTACCAAAAAAGACCTTACGAATTACCTTGAAACCAAAAGGAAGCAGTCACTAAAGTATGGTGAAGTGGGTGCATTGATGAtgtatttcaaaaaagaaagtgaaaatcCCTCGTTCTATTATGACTTGCAAATGGATGTTGAagagaaaataacaaatatattttgggCGGATGCACAAATGATAAATGATTATGGGTATTTTGGTGATGTTATCACTTTTGACACCACATACAAGACAAATAAGGGTTATCGGCCGCTGGGAGTATTTGTTGGACTAAATAATCACAGGCAAACAGTCATTTTTGGGGCAGCATTGTTATATGACGAAACAATCCCTTCTTTCAAGTGGTTATTTGAAACATTTCTCAAGGCAATAGGTGGTAAAAAGCCAAAAACCATGATGACGGATCAAGATGCCGCGATGGCTAAGGCTATTTCTTTAGTTATGCCAGAAACATTTCATGGATTGTGCACTTGGCATATAAGACAGAACGCTTTACGGCATGTGAACCACTTGTATCAAAAGAGTTCACGATTCGGTTTGGATTTTGAAGCATGCATAGATCTACATGAAGATGAGGGTGAATTTTTGAATGCTTGGAATTCTTTACTTGTTGAGCATAATATATTGGAAGGGTCGTGGTTGCATACAATTTTTCAATTGAAGGAGAAATGGGCATGGACATATGTCCGGAAAACATTCACTGCAGGTATGAGATCTACTCAATTAAGTGAGAGCTTTAATGTTGATTTGAAGAACCATTTGAAGTCTGATTTAAATTTGGTACAATTTTTTACACACTTTAAAAGAGCTGTTAATGGTAAACGAAACAAAGAGTCAGAAGCTGAATATGAGTCAAAAAATAAGCTTCCTagattgaaaatgaagaaggCTCGTATGCTCATACAAGCTGCAAACGTTTACACTCCAAGAATATTTGAGGAGTTCCAAGAGGAATATGAAGAATATCAAGACACTTGCataaaagatttgaaaaaaGGTTTGTATGCTGTCACAAACTATGATAATCCAACGGAGAGGATAGTTATGGGAAATGCTATGGAACAAAAAGTTTCTTGTGATTGTCGTAAATTTGAGACACATGGCGTCTCATGCAGTCATGCTTTGAAAGTTTTAGATGTCATGAACATTAAGTTAATTCCTGAAACCTATATACTTAAGCGATGGAGAAGAAATGCAAGGTTGGGAAGTGATCAAGATTGGAAAGGGAGGCATGTTGAATTAGACATAAAAGCCCATTTCATGAAGCGGTACAATGAGTTATGTCCTCGAATGGTTAAGTTGACCAACAAAGCTTCAGAAACTCATGAAACATACACATTTTTGTCCAAAGTTTATGAAGAGTCCAGCAAAATAATTGATGATATGTTGGCCAAAAAGTATGTGGATGGAGAATCAGGTGGCATGGTTCATGTATCCATATCAATTGCAAATGATGAAATTGACAATGTGGACACCGTTTGCATGGCAAAAGGCATAGCTAATCGAGAATGTTCACGCAAGCAGAAAAAGCGATATAAATCTTGGATtgagaaaaaagataaaaagacaAAGATGTGCTCAAAGAGAAAGAGGTCTGGTGAAAATTTAGTGCAGTTGTTACCG CAAGAAACTACCGTTCAAGCGACACAATCAAGTCAAGTTGGCAATGGAACTCAACATCAAGCTACAATCCAAGAGTCATAA